Proteins encoded together in one Camelina sativa cultivar DH55 chromosome 9, Cs, whole genome shotgun sequence window:
- the LOC104715545 gene encoding leucine-rich repeat receptor protein kinase EMS1-like, translating into MCEEDSQQIVEEIHEIKVVGVKESISSEREPYCTKQLIPQSKFSGSLPSWIGKWKEMDSLLLANNRFTGEIPREIEDCPMLKHLSLASNLLTGSIPRELEYFDASENWLSGEIPTKICGLPNLVFLNLAKNNLGGEVPRDGLILGGMIIISVFVFSLCKWVMSKRVKHRDDPEGMEETRLKGFVDQNLYFLSGSRSREPLSINVAMFEQPLLKVSLGDIVEGTDHFCKKNIIGDGGFGTVYKTCLPGGKTVAVKKLSEAKTQGNREFMAEMETLGKVKHPNLVSLLGYCSFSEEKLLVYEYMVNGSLDHWLRNQTGILELLDWSKRLKIAVGAARGLAFLHHGFLETTYTPSRYNCSL; encoded by the exons ATGTGTGAAGAGGACTCTCAACAGATCGTAGAGGAGATTCATGAAATAAAAGTGGTTGGTGTCAAGGAATCAATTTCATCAGAGAGAGAACCATACTGCACAAAACAATTGATTCCCCAATCTAAG TTTTCGGGTTCGTTGCCTTCTTGGATTGGTAAATGGAAGGAAATGGACTCACTTCTGTTGGCTAACAATAGGTTTACAGGAGAAATCCCTCGTGAGATTGAAGATTGTCCAATGTTAAAGCATCTCAGTCTAGCTAGCAACTTGTTAACTGGTTCGATTCCTAGGGAG CTTGAGTACTTTGATGCTTCTGAGAACTGGTTATCTGGAGAGATACCAACAAAGATCTGTGGATTGCCTAATCTGGTGTTCTTGAATCTAGCCAAGAATAATCTAGGAGGAGAGGTGCCGAGAGATG GGCTCATTCTTGGGGGTATGATCATCATCTCtgtgtttgttttctctctatGCAAATGGGTTATGTCAAAGAGAGTGAAGCATAGAGATGATCCAGAGGGAATGGAAGAAACCAGGTTAAAAGGTTTTGTTGATCAAAATCTCTATTTCTTAAGTGGAAGCAGATCAAGAGAGCCATTAAGCATCAATGTGGCCATGTTCGAGCAGCCACTTCTCAAGGTGAGTCTGGGAGATATTGTGGAGGGAACAGATCACTTCTGTAAGAAGAACATTATAGGAGATGGTGGTTTTGGGACAGTTTACAAAACTTGTTTACCCGGTGGGAAAACAGTAGCGGTCAAGAAGCTAAGCGAAGCCAAGACTCAGGGAAATCGTGAATTCATGGCAGAAATGGAGACTCTAGGGAAAGTGAAGCATCCGAATCTGGTGTCTTTGCTTGGATACTGCTCTTTCAGTGAAGAGAAGCTTCTTGTGTATGAGTACATGGTAAATGGTAGCTTGGACCACTGGTTAAGGAACCAAACTGGGATACTAGAGTTACTAGACTGGTCCAAACGCCTCAAGATCGCAGTTGGAGCGGCAAGAGGGTTAGCTTTCTTACACCATGGTTTCCTTGAGACAACATACACACCCTCTCGTTACAATTGCAGCTTATGA
- the LOC109126603 gene encoding RING finger protein 165-like, whose protein sequence is MKVLEKWLALMYPRVQEGREEECCSVCLMRMEEKDHVKSLPCSHEFHSLCVDTWFNVSRKICCPLCRFSPATILLTDELLLWFSSFHF, encoded by the coding sequence atgaaggttcTAGAGAAGTGGTTGGCCTTGATGTACCCAAGAGTGCAAgaaggaagagaggaagagtgCTGTAGTGTGTGTCTGATGAGAATGGAGGAAAAAGATCATGTCAAGTCTCTACCTTGTTCCCATGAGTTCCATAGTCTCTGCGTCGATACATGGTTCAATGTCAGCCGCAAGATTTGCTGTCCTCTTTGTCGCTTTTCACCCGCTACCATCCTCCTCACTGATGAACTTCTCCTCTGGTTCTCTTCTTTCCATTTCTGA
- the LOC104711676 gene encoding LOW QUALITY PROTEIN: aspartyl protease family protein 1 (The sequence of the model RefSeq protein was modified relative to this genomic sequence to represent the inferred CDS: deleted 2 bases in 1 codon; substituted 1 base at 1 genomic stop codon) translates to MATTPIKQVLPRRIKCSSLSMFRYLRLRRYKKESDLFYLEKTSERSKVMAVARQVFVLLSVLVACWGLQQCESAGKFSFEVHHIFSDAVKHNLGFSDLVPDKGSLEYFKVLAHRDRFIRGRGLASYNEESPLTSVERNLTVAVDFMGFLHYANVSVGTPATWFLVALDTGSDLFWLPCNCGTTCIRDLEDAGFSKSLPLNLYSPNASSTSSSIRCSDKRRCLGSRGCSSPTSICPYQIPYSSTSVTTGTLLQDVLHLVTEDEDLKPVKANVTLGCGQNQTGVFQRNIAVNGVLGLGMKDYSVPSLLAKDNITANSFSMCFGRVIGIVGRISFGDQGYTDQEETPLIFVKTTTAYGVNVTGVSVGEDLVDVSLFALFDTGSSFTLLLEPAYGVFTKALSFDDLMDNERRPVYPEFPFEFCYDLSPNVTTPVEMTFVGGSKLTLKNPFFPAPSKEGTTMYCXGILKSINLNIIGQNLMSGHRIVFDRERMILGWKQSNCFEDESLASQSPPPPEIEAPPPAASATPPPVDPRNSTRNSDTGGAANLIIPLASQFLLLVPLLAFL, encoded by the exons ATGGCTACTACTCCGATTAAACAAGTATTACCTCGGAGGATCAAATGTTCTTCTCTCAGCATGTTTCGTTATCTGAGACTGAGAAGGTATAAAAAGGAGagtgatttgttttatttggaaaaaaCATCGGAGAGGAGTAAAGTCATGGCCGTTGCACGCCAAGTGTTTGTGCTATTGTCTGTGTTAGTGGCGTGTTGGGGGCTGCAGCAATGTGAGAGTGCTGGGAAGTTCAGCTTCGAAGTTCACCACATTTTCTCTGATGCTGTCAAGCATAATCTTGGTTTTAGCGATCTAGTTCCGGATAAGGGAAGTTTGGAGTATTTCAAGGTTTTGGCCCACCGTGATCGCTTCATCAGAGGTCGAGGTCTTGCCTCTTACAACGAAGAATCCCCCCTCACTTCCGTGGAGAGAAACCTCACAGTTGCAGTTGATTTTATGGGATT CCTGCATTACGCCAATGTCTCTGTGGGAACACCAGCTACTTGGTTCTTGGTGGCTCTGGACACTGGCAGCGATTTGTTTTGGTTGCCTTGCAATTGCGGTACTACTTGCATCCGCGACTTGGAAGATGCTGGATTTTCAAAG AGTCTACCACTCAATCTATACAGTCCCAATGCATCTTCTACAAGTTCAAGCATTAGATGCAGTGACAAGCGT CGTTGTCTTGGATCAAGAGGATGTTCTTCTCCTACAAGTATTTGCCCTTATCAGATTCCCTACTCTAGCACCTCCGTCACTACAGGGACATTGTTACAGGATGTATTGCATCTTGTCACAGAGGATGAGGATTTAAAGCCCGTCAAAGCTAATGTCACGCTTGG TTGCGGTCAGAACCAGACAGGTGTGTTCCAGAGAAATATTGCTGTGAACGGTGTTCTCGGGCTTGGTATGAAAGATTATTCTGTTCCGAGCCTTCTAGCAAAAGATAACATCACGGCAAACTCCTTCTCAATGTGTTTCGGGCGTGTCATTGGCATTGTCGGAAGAATCAGTTTCGGAGATCAAGGCTACACAGACCAGGAGGAGActcctttaatttttgttaaaacaaC TACGGCCTATGGTGTGAATGTGACGGGAGTATCAGTGGGAGAAGATCTTGTTGATGTTAGCCTGTTTGCACTGTTCGACACTGGCTCATCATTTACTCTCTTATTGGAGCCAGCATATGGTGTTTTCACCAAAGCTTTAAGT TTTGACGATCTTATGGATAACGAACGACGCCCAGTTTATCCTGAGTTTCCGTTTGAGTTCTGTTACGACTTGAG TCCAAACGTTACAACCCCCGTAGAGATGACTTTTGTTGGAGGATCCAAATTGACTCTCAAGAATCCGTTTTTTCCAGCACCGTCCAAG GAGGGTACTACGATGTACTGCTAGGGTATTCTCAAGAGCATTAATCTCAACATTATCGGAC AGAACTTGATGTCGGGCCACCGCATTGTATTTGACCGCGAGCGGATGATTTTGGGTTGGAAGCAGTCTAATT GTTTTGAAGATGAAAGCTTAGCATCtcagtctcctccaccaccagaGATCGAAGCTCCTCCTCCTGCTGCTTCTGCTACACCGCCCCCAGTCGACCCTCGTAACTCCACCAGAAACTCTGACACAGGCGGTGCAGCCAATCTCATCATCCCTCTTGCTTCTCAATTCCTACTTCTCGTACCTCTTTTGGCCTTCCTCTGA
- the LOC104711674 gene encoding putative F-box/LRR-repeat/kelch-repeat protein At1g11620, producing MSMNLLPSDLEEEILCRVPFRYLAKFRSVCKLWNSMTLDERVILKNMRYSGEHEFIITHNLDLSSSVSIEEQQNVVDSPPSLVIKNLSLRRVRPARCVKVYKIVQCDGLLLCVMDNQLLVRNPLLKETSWVKCGSDFHAYDDAYSLGYLSPCDYRILRFRCASNSRNRPPRVEVCQLASKTWKVIDYPISTFDWVLKIPLSILSLRGTPYWIGLREEEDHTTTAFVQSFDFAKERFQLIDQLPFRYEELNPIAMEIFKGDRLSVLEQCHKTRKICIWVKHWLLPSWSRLMVVDRPHFPLLHPPSSRVSTNFFLDKNGRLVVICVEFNVQYIYNIYRVMGENNDELQVFETDNAAENSISCSCSFVPSLVRLPGFLKQDTSRIRWKRNRFK from the coding sequence ATGTCAATGAATCTGCTTCCATCTGATTTGGAAGAGGAAATCCTCTGTAGAGTTCCATTCAGATATCTTGCCAAGTTCAGATCTGTATGCAAGCTTTGGAATAGTATGACTTTGGACGAGAGAGTCATCCTTAAGAATATGAGATATAGCGGTGAGCATGAGTTTATAATCACCCATAATCTGGATCTTTCTTCTTCCGTGAGCATTGAGGAGCAGCAAAACGTGGTAGATTCTCCTCCGTCTTTGGTGATCAAAAACCTTAGCCTTAGAAGAGTTCGTCCAGCACGGTGTGTTAAGGTGTACAAGATCGTGCAATGCGACGGTCTCTTGTTGTGTGTCATGGACAACCAGCTTTTGGTTCGGAACCCTTTACTGAAAGAAACGAGTTGGGTCAAATGCGGCAGCGACTTTCACGCATACGATGATGCGTACAGCCTTGGATACCTCAGCCCTTGTGATTACAGGATCTTACGGTTTCGATGTGCTAGTAATTCAAGAAACAGACCTCCAAGAGTTGAGGTCTGCCAACTCGCGTCTAAGACATGGAAGGTTATAGATTATCCGATCAGTACTTTTGATTGGGTCCTTAAAATACCCTTGTCGATACTCTCTTTGAGAGGAACTCCTTACTGGATTGGTctccgagaagaagaagaccataCAACAACAGCCTTCGTACAAAGCTTTGATTTTGCCAAAGAAAGGTTTCAACTGATAGATCAGCTACCGTTCAGGTATGAAGAGTTGAATCCTATTGCAATGGAGATATTTAAAGGAGACAGGCTCTCAGTGTTGGAGCAATGTCACAAAACACGGAAGATATGCATATGGGTTAAGCATTGGCTCTTACCTTCTTGGAGTAGATTGATGGTCGTGGATAGACCACATTTTCCGCTGTTACATCCACCATCAAGTCGTGTttccacaaatttttttcttgacaaaaacGGTAGGCTCGTCGTAATTTGTGTTGAGTTCAATGtccaatatatttataacatttacAGAGTCATGGGCGAGAACAACGACGAGTTACAAGTTTTTGAAACAGACAATGCTGCGGAAAATAGTATTTCTTGTTCATGCAGCTTCGTTCCGAGTTTAGTGAGGCTACCAGGGTTTTTGAAGCAAGACACAAGTCGGATTCGTTGGAAAAGAAATAGATTCAAATAG
- the LOC104711675 gene encoding LOW QUALITY PROTEIN: aspartyl protease family protein 1 (The sequence of the model RefSeq protein was modified relative to this genomic sequence to represent the inferred CDS: inserted 1 base in 1 codon): MDVARQVFVLLSVLVMCWGFERCEASGKFSFEVHHMFSDTVKQTLGFGDLVPKXGSLDYFKLLAHRDRLIRGRGLASNNEEPPVTFMRGNRTITIDLLGSLHYANVSVGTPATWFLVALDTGSDLFWLPCNCGSTCIRDLEDVGLSQSLPLNLYSPNASSTSSSIRCSDKRCFGSGGCSSPTSICPYQIPYSSTTVTTGTLLQDVLHLVTEDEGLEPVKANITLGCGQNQTGLYRRSVAVNGLLGLGMKDYSVPSVLAKANITANSFSMCFGNIVDFIGRISFGDRGYTDQLETPLVPIKANPTYAVNVTQVSVGGDVLGVQMLALFDTGTSFTHLLEPAYGLITKAFHDNVKDKRRPIDPEIPFEFCYETSPNTTSFKFPRVNMTFAGGSQMTLRDPLFTVWNEDDSAMYCLAILKSVDFKLNIIGQNLMSGYRIVFDRERMILGWKRSNWFEDESLESTTPPPEVEAPPPSVSTPPPTLSPPGTSATPPLIDPRNSTRNPGTGGATNLTPLAAELLLLLPLLAFIMFI; encoded by the exons ATGGACGTTGCACGCCAAGTGTTTGTGTTATTGTCTGTGTTAGTGATGTGTTGGGGTTTCGAGAGATGTGAGGCTTCTGGGAAGTTCAGCTTCGAAGTTCATCACATGTTCTCTGATACGGTCAAGCAAACTCTTGGGTTTGGCGATTTAGTTCCGA AGGGAAGTTTGGACTACTTCAAGCTTTTGGCCCACCGTGATCGGTTGATCAGAGGTCGAGGTCTTGCCTCCAACAATGAAGAACCTCCTGTCACGTTCATGCGGGGAAACCGAACGATTACAATCGACCTTCTAGGATC TCTACATTACGCCAATGTCTCTGTTGGAACACCAGCCACTTGGTTCCTGGTGGCTCTTGACACTGGCAGCGATTTGTTTTGGTTGCCTTGCAATTGCGGTTCCACTTGTATCCGTGACTTGGAGGACGTTGGACTTTCACAG AGTCTACCACTCAATCTATACAGTCCCAATGCATCTTCTACAAGTTCAAGCATTAGATGCAGTGACAAGCGTTGTTTTGGATCAGGAGGATGTTCTTCTCCTACAAGTATTTGCCCTTATCAGATTCCTTACTCTAGCACCACCGTCACTACAGGGACATTGTTACAGGATGTATTGCATTTGGTCACAGAGGACGAGGGTTTAGAGCCTGTCAAAGCTAATATCACGCTTGG CTGCGGTCAGAATCAGACAGGTTTGTATCGGAGAAGTGTGGCTGTGAATGGTCTTCTTGGGCTTGGTATGAAAGATTACTCAGTTCCGAGTGTACTGGCAAAAGCAAATATCACTGCAAACTCTTTCTCAATGTGTTTCGGGAATATTGTTGACTTTATCGGAAGAATCAGCTTTGGTGACAGAGGCTACACGGACCAGCTAGAGACACCACTAGTTCCTATTAAAGCAAA TCCGACATATGCTGTGAATGTGACCCAAGTATCAGTGGGGGGAGATGTTCTCGGGGTTCAGATGCTAGCTCTCTTCGACACTGGCACATCATTTACACATTTACTGGAGCCAGCATATGGTCTTATTACCAAAGCT TTTCACGATAATGTCAAGGACAAGCGACGCCCGATTGATCCTGAGATTCCATTTGAGTTCTGTTACGAAACAAG TCCAAATACTACAAGCTTTAAATTCCCCAGAGTAAATATGACTTTTGCTGGAGGATCCCAAATGACTTTGAGAGATCCGCTTTTCACAGTGTGGAATGAG GACGATTCCGCCATGTACTGCTTGGCTATCCTGAAGAGCGTGGATTTCAAGCTTAACATTATCGGAC AGAACTTGATGTCAGGCTACCGCATTGTATTCGACCGGGAGAGAATGATTTTGGGTTGGAAGCGGTCTAATT GGTTTGAAGATGAAAGCTTGGAATCTACAACTCCACCACCAGAGGTCGAAGCTCCTCCACCAAGTGTATCCACTCCACCACCGACTCTTTCTCCTCCTGGTACTTCTGCTACACCACCCCTGATCGATCCTCGTAACTCCACCAGAAACCCTGGCACAGGCGGTGCAACCAACCTCACCCCTCTTGCAGCTGAACTCCTACTTCTCCTACCTCTTTTGGCCTTTATTATgttcatataa